GAAAAGTAAGCGGAGAACGCAAGGTAGAAGAGTGGGGCCGAGACAATCCCATAATGGCTGCGCTTAACGCTGTTGGCAGGGGGGCAATGGTCGCAGGAAAACCGCTCGCAGCTTTTGCGGGCGCGAATATTGACGCGGCGCTGTCTCACTTGCAGGGCAAACCCTATGACATTAGAGATTTCGGTAAGTCTTTTGAGCGCGTAGCCGGTAAGTCCGATGAGGTTGCAAAGGATATGGAGAGGAGTTCTCCTTGGTCTGCCGGTATTGGCGCTGCAATTCCATCGGTTGCTATGGGCGGGCTGGCTCAGAAAGGCGCGAGCGCGGCGTTATCAGGCTTGGGAGGTAAGGCTGGTTGGCTGGCAAAAAGTGCTGGGACAGGTGCGGCAACGAATGTTGCGATGGGGCAAGCCTTGGAGGGTGGCAACGCGGAGTCAATTCCTTTACAGGCGGCTCTGGGGGCAATACTCAATCCCGTTGCCGAAGGCGTGTCATGGACAGGGGGGAAGATTTTTGACGCTGCGAAATCTTTGAAACCTGTGCATAAAGCTAAGGCAGCGATTGATGCTATTCGACAATTGCTTGGCGGGCGAAGTGCTGCGGGCAAAGAAGAAACAGGAGCACTATTGAAGCAAGCTCTTTATGAGAACCCCGAGGCTGTAGGCGCAGAGCATGGCAAATTATTTGAAAAACTTTTTGGAGGTAAATCTGGAAAACAGACCATAAGTCAGGCTCCGAGATCGACTATAAATAGAATATCCAAAGACCTGACTGCTACTGGTTATCTTGATGATGCGGGAAATGTAACTGGCTATGCTGATGAATACGGGTTGAAGGGTGGGCCAAAACTTTCAAAGGCCGCGCAAGATGAAGCTGCCAACATCTTGAAGGAATTGCGCACTAACCCAACGCGAAAGGGTATTTATAATCTCAAACAGGTCTTGCAGGAAGGCGGGAAGTTTGGAAAAGACGTTACACAGGGAAGCGAAGCGAAATATATGCGTTCGCTTCAGAGGGAATTGAACGCCGATATAGATGCGATGCTTGAACGTGAGATAGGGAAGGATACTAGATTGGCTTTTCAAAAATCACGCAAAGGGCTCAGTCAAGTGCTTCAAAAAACGGATGAAGCAAAGGCAGCTCTTGGATTAGGAAACAAAGCGGGAAGTGAAGTTGACGAATCATATTTGACTAAGAAAATGCTCACTACAGCCAAGAGCAAACCTTCCGTAGCTGCTAACGTTAGAAAACTTGTGGGTGAGGAAGGCGCGGATAGTTTAAAGACACAATTTTTGAATGATATATTTGAAGACGCCTCTGTTAAAGGTGTAGGTTCCGAAGGTTACAATATTAGTGCGCTAGTTAAAAGACTCAAACAAGGCGAAGCTGGCATGAGTCCTTATCTCTCGGAAGCAGACAAAACCCTTCTTGGTCGAGTTGCAGGAGAGGCAGAAAAAGTGGCGGCTAGTGGCGGCAAACAATTAGCACCTGAAGTCGGAATTTTAAAAGAGTTTATCAATGCGGAAGGAATTGCAAAGCCAACGGCTAAAGCTTTGTGGCGTGCGGGCGGCAGACCTATTGCGCGGAAGGGCTTGCAGGGGGCAGGGGGACTTGCGGATGCGATTGAAGCGTTGTTACGTTATGGGGCTGGGCCATCTGTCGCGCTTTCTGATTAGAATGATACCATTTGAGAGCGGCGCACACGAGCAACATAATGAATAACGCAAACCAGTTGACTTTCGACATATCAAAGCCGGGTTCTATGATTGGTTTTTTGAGCATTATTATTTGGTCCTTTTTGCTAATATTTATTCCCCCTTTTAACGGGTGGTGGCTCTGGTAAAGAATTAATCTCACTTGAGAGCATTGATGTTCCGAGTGCGTCGCCGTTGCCATTTTCATAAGCAATTATACGTCGGCGACAATTTCTATCTGTTTTGGCATAGGTACGATCAAAATGATATGCTTCTGAACACCAATCAAGCGAAGGAAGTTTTTGTTTTTCTCTCTCTGTATTAGTTTTGGCAAAACTGGTTTGAAATTCTTGGCGAGCTTCTTTAGTTTTTGATGCGTGATATGCTCCACCGGCGACAAGAGCAGCGACGCAACTAGACATAAAAAATAGTGGTAGTAGTAAAACGATGATAGTTTTCTTCATAGCCCCTCCTCACGGTGAGGGGCTTTTTATTACACTTCTGACACATAGTCAAGTGTGACAGGAAGCACGCATAAACAGGGGGTTTCATGGCTTCCAGAAAACCCGAACAGTTAGCTCCTAAGTTACAGGCGGCGTGGAATGTGCTTGATAAGGAAATGTCTGAGGCCGGGTACGACGCGATACTGACCTGCACGCATAGAAGCAATGAAGAGCAGGACAAACTCTATGCACAGGGAAGATCGGAACCTGGCCCACGCGTGACCAATGCCAAAGCAGGGCAGAGCAAGCACAACTTAGTCCCGGCACAGGCTTTCGATATTGCGATCATGGTTAACGGGAAATTGGATTGGAATACGAGTGGGCCAGCATGGAAGAAAGCCGCTGAGATAGGGAAGAGACTAGGGCTCACGCAACTATCATTCGAGAAGGCACATTTTCAATTTTAGGAGGGTTTATGCGAAGTGGAATCAAAACGACAGAGTTTTGGGCTATGGCGCTAGTTGATATCGGCGCAATGTTTGGTCTGCTTGCGGGTATATACTCAGGTCATATCGCAGCGGCAATGATTGTATGCTCTACGATTGCTTATATAATCAGTCGCGGGATAGCAAAACGCAAAGGGGGTTGATATGATTATCCCTATACCTTCCAAGGCAACGATCTATGCTGCGGTAGGTGCTGCGGTGATCGTAGGCTTGGCGTGTGCGTTCTACGGGGCTTATCGTAAGGGTTACAACAGATGCCAAAATGAAGCACTCGCCGGACAGGTGGAGGCGATAAGTGAAGCGGAAAGGAAACATGAAGTCCTCGGGAAAATTATGCTGGAACGTGAGCGCGAAATTGCTGGTGGCGTTGATCTGCCTGAGCGCGTTAGTGAGCTGCTCTCAACCTGGCCTGATACGCCCCGTCCAGCACGCACGCCCTGAATTGGAACGCGTGGGCGTGAAGTCCTGCTACCTCATTGACGGCGTGACCTACTGTGAGATCGAGCGCGACCCCTTGCTCCGAAACGACTCAGCCCTCAAGAGCGAGGTTATCTATCTGCGCACCTCAGCTGCATGGGCCAACCCGGACCCTATAAATGATACCCGAACATCACAATAAGGAAGGGATCTGGATAGAGGACACCCCTAGAAACGCCTTTGAGCGCGATTATAAGCAATATATTGACACCCTTGAAGCTCACTTGTGCGATCAAGGGAAAGTCGTCTTTAGAGCCCTTATAAGGCTCGTAGATGCTGAATTGGATAGACTGCACACAGCCCCACCGGAGCCTCCAGGCTGCCCTCAGATAGACGATCAGGACCCTACGCAGGGTATCTAGCCCCCCAAAGACCCACCTGAAAAAATCGTAAAATAATCGAAAATAGTGCTTGCACAATTTAAGTCATATTGTTACAAAGTGAACCATGAAAGCGAAAGACAAAAGAAGCGTATCAGTCAGAGTCACACCGGCCGAGAAGGTTGCCATTGAAAAGGCAGCTCGTGAGGCAAGGCAGGCCGAGGGCAACTACGCCCTTCAAGCCATCGAGGAAAGAGTTAAGCGCGAAGGCAAAGAGTGGCCGGAAGTGAAATGACCTTGCAGTCTTTGAAAAGGGGTTTATAGTGCGGAATCTGATCGGGGGCGAAAACGTGGCAAGATCATCTCACAACGGCAACTCCCTTCCTTTTGACCAATTGATCGAACGTCGTAGAAGGTATATTATGTAAGGTTGGATTTGTCCATGATTTCCTTACTTACAGTCCACGCCCGGCTCCCCTTTCTATGTCAAAGGCTCAAGGTCTTGATTTCGATATCGCTCTGTTTCAAGAACTCCTTGAGCTTGCTTACGAGCCTTACTTCCAGTTGGCGCACGCGCTCCTTTGTGATGCCGTACTCGTCTGCGATCTCCTGCAGGGTCAGCGGAAGCTCGGCGAGCAGCCTCTCGGTGAATATCTTCCTGTCCCTGTCCGAGAGCTTGGCCGCAAACTCCCCGAACTTCTGTTTGAGCATGTCCTGGGTCTCGGCCTTTGCCATGCGCTCGTCCAAGGGCTGCTCGTCCATAGGCAAGAAATCCTGCAATATCGCCGCTCCTTCTCCCTGTTTCACGGGTGCGTCGAGCGAGTATTCAGGCATTGTCAGGCGCTTCTGCATGTCCACGACCTGCGACTCAGGCACATGCAGGCGCCTGGAGAGCTCCACGGGTGTCGCATAATAACCCATGGCCTCGATCTTCTCTTTTTCGCGCATGAGGTTGTAGAAGAGCTTCTTCTGCGCCTTTGTGGTACCGAGCCTTATGAGACGAAAGTTGTCGAGTATGTATTTGAGGATGTAGGAGCGGATCCACCACGAGGCGTAGTGACCGAGCCTCGCCCCCTTGTCTGGGTCGAAATTTTTGACCGCCTGCATGAGACCGATGCTGCCCTCCTGTATCAGGTCGAGCACATTGTGAAATGCGTTTCTGTACTCCATCGCAATCTTGACCACGAGCCTCAGGTGCGCTGCCACGAGTTTCTTCGCCGCGTCCACATCCCCCTCCTCATGGAAGAGGCGCGCCAACTCCTTCTCCTCCTCGCACGAAACAAGGGGATATGACTTCACCTCCTGGATATAGCGCGAAAGGGGATCTATTACCGATAAGGCGCGGTTGCCCGGCTCCGTGCCTGCTTGTAGTCTGCTGCTGTCTGTCATCATGATTCTCTCAGCTCGAATAGGCTATTCTGCCGCCGACTATCGTCCACTTGATTTTGCCCGTAACCCTGAGCCCGTCGAAGGGGGTGTTGTGCCCCCTGGAGATGAAGCGATCGGCCTGGACCGTCCATGATGAGGCTGGATCGAAGATGGTGACGTCGGCATCGGAGCCTGCCTTCAACGTGCCCTTGCCCTTGAGGTTCAGTATCTTCGCCGGCGCCGACGTCAGCGCCTCGATCATGCGTTTCAGCGTTATCTTTTTCTCGTTCACGAGCGCCAGCATGAGCGGCAGCATGGTCTCGAGACCCGAGATACCGAACGCGGCGTTCTCAAAGCCCATTTCCTTGTCCACTATGTTGTGCGGCGCGTGGTCGGTCGCGATGGCGTCGATGGTTCCGTCAGCGAGCGCCTTGATGAGCGCCGTGCGATCCGCCTCAGTGCGAAGCGGCGGATTGACCTTTGTGTTCGGGTCGAAGTCGGAGACCGCTTCGTCGGTGAGCGTGAGATGATGAGGGGTGGCCTCGGCGGTGACGGAGATACCCCTCCGCTTAGCGTGGCTGATGAGTTCGACCGAGCCCATGGTGCTCGCGTGCGCCACGTGCAGATGCGAGCCGGTGAGCTCGGCGAGCATGATGTCGCGCGCGATCATCGCCTCCTCCGCCACGGCAGGTATGCCATTGAGTCCCAGTTCTGTGGAGACCAACCCCTCGTTCATCACGCCTACGCCGGCGAGATTCCGATCCTCGCTGTGGGCGATGATGGGGAGACCGAACGCCTTCGCGTACTCCATCGCCCTCCTCATCACCCCGGCGTTCATCACCGGTTTGCCGTCGTCCGATATCGCGCAGGCGCCGGCGCCAGCGAGGTCGCCGATGTCCGACATGGCCTCGCCTGCGAGACCACGGGTAATCGCGCCGATCGGGAGCACATTGCAGGCGCCCTTCTCTCTCGCGCGGTCGATCACGTACTGGGCCACCGACGCGCAGTCTATCGCTGGCTCGGTGTTGGGCATGCAGCAGATCGTGGTGAAGCCGCCTGCAGCCGCAGCCCTGGTCCCTGACTCGATGTCTTCCTTGTACTCCTGGCCCGGGTCGCGCAGGTGCACGTGCATGTCGATGAATCCGGGTGAAACTATGCAGCCGGAGGCGTCTATCACCACTGCGCCCTCGGGCGCCTTCCTGGATTGCGTGAGCTGCGAAACCTTGCCATCTTCGATCAGCACCGAGAGCTTGGCGTCCGTCTTGGACGCCGGATCGATCACGCGGCCGCCTGTTATGAAGTAAGATGCCATAGAAAAACCTCCAGAGCTATTCGCCGCCGTGTGTATCGCCGAGCAGGAGATAGAGCACGGCCATCCTCACCGCCACGCCGCAGGTCACCTGGTCCAGGATCACGGACCTGGGGCCGTCGGCCACGGCCGCGGACAACTCGATCCCGCGGTTGACCGGACCCGGATGCATGATGATGAGATCCTCCCTCGCACCTTTGAGTTTCTCATCGGTTATGCCGAAGTAGCGCGCGTACTCCCTTCCCGAGGGGAAGAACTGCTCCCCCTGGCGCTCCCTCTGGACGCGCAGCAGCATGAGCACGTCGAGTTTCGGCAGCACCTCGCCGATGTCGTGGCACACCGTCACGCCAAAGGCCTCCTCCACCCCGAACGGTATGAGAGTCGGCGGGCCGCCGACGAAGAGTTCCATCCCCATTTTCCGAAAGAGCAACATGTCCGAGCGCGCCACGCGCGAGTGGAGTATGTCGCCGACTATGCCGACCTTGAGCCCTTTTATGCGGCCCTTTGCCTCGTTGATGGTCATGAGGTCAAGGAGCGCCTGCGTCGGATGCTCGTGCATTCCGTCGCCGGCGTTGATCACGTGGGCGTTCGTCGCCTCGGCCGCCTGCGCCGGGGCGCCGGCCACGCTGTGCCTGATGACGAGGATGTCCGGACGCATCGCCTCGATGTTGCGGACCGTGTCGAGGAGCGTCTCGCCCTTCCCCGCCATCGCGCTGCCCGACTTGCCGATGTTGCTGCTGTCCGCGGACAGCCTCTTCTCGGCCAGCTCGAAGGAGAGCCTCGTGCGCGTGCTGTCCTCGAAGAAACAGT
This window of the bacterium genome carries:
- a CDS encoding dihydroorotase codes for the protein MASYFITGGRVIDPASKTDAKLSVLIEDGKVSQLTQSRKAPEGAVVIDASGCIVSPGFIDMHVHLRDPGQEYKEDIESGTRAAAAGGFTTICCMPNTEPAIDCASVAQYVIDRAREKGACNVLPIGAITRGLAGEAMSDIGDLAGAGACAISDDGKPVMNAGVMRRAMEYAKAFGLPIIAHSEDRNLAGVGVMNEGLVSTELGLNGIPAVAEEAMIARDIMLAELTGSHLHVAHASTMGSVELISHAKRRGISVTAEATPHHLTLTDEAVSDFDPNTKVNPPLRTEADRTALIKALADGTIDAIATDHAPHNIVDKEMGFENAAFGISGLETMLPLMLALVNEKKITLKRMIEALTSAPAKILNLKGKGTLKAGSDADVTIFDPASSWTVQADRFISRGHNTPFDGLRVTGKIKWTIVGGRIAYSS
- a CDS encoding aspartate carbamoyltransferase catalytic subunit, giving the protein MRLSTRHILSINDLTKKDVLTILQTASSFKEISERPIKKVPTLRGRTVINCFFEDSTRTRLSFELAEKRLSADSSNIGKSGSAMAGKGETLLDTVRNIEAMRPDILVIRHSVAGAPAQAAEATNAHVINAGDGMHEHPTQALLDLMTINEAKGRIKGLKVGIVGDILHSRVARSDMLLFRKMGMELFVGGPPTLIPFGVEEAFGVTVCHDIGEVLPKLDVLMLLRVQRERQGEQFFPSGREYARYFGITDEKLKGAREDLIIMHPGPVNRGIELSAAVADGPRSVILDQVTCGVAVRMAVLYLLLGDTHGGE
- a CDS encoding M15 family metallopeptidase, whose translation is MASRKPEQLAPKLQAAWNVLDKEMSEAGYDAILTCTHRSNEEQDKLYAQGRSEPGPRVTNAKAGQSKHNLVPAQAFDIAIMVNGKLDWNTSGPAWKKAAEIGKRLGLTQLSFEKAHFQF
- a CDS encoding RNA polymerase factor sigma-32, with the protein product MTDSSRLQAGTEPGNRALSVIDPLSRYIQEVKSYPLVSCEEEKELARLFHEEGDVDAAKKLVAAHLRLVVKIAMEYRNAFHNVLDLIQEGSIGLMQAVKNFDPDKGARLGHYASWWIRSYILKYILDNFRLIRLGTTKAQKKLFYNLMREKEKIEAMGYYATPVELSRRLHVPESQVVDMQKRLTMPEYSLDAPVKQGEGAAILQDFLPMDEQPLDERMAKAETQDMLKQKFGEFAAKLSDRDRKIFTERLLAELPLTLQEIADEYGITKERVRQLEVRLVSKLKEFLKQSDIEIKTLSL